A section of the Drosophila subobscura isolate 14011-0131.10 chromosome A, UCBerk_Dsub_1.0, whole genome shotgun sequence genome encodes:
- the LOC117889581 gene encoding DNA-directed RNA polymerases I, II, and III subunit RPABC1, giving the protein MDDEAETYKLWRIRKTIMQLSHDRGYLVTQDELDQTLEQFKDMFGDKPSEKRPARSDLIVLVAHNDDPTDQMFVFFPEEPKIGIKTIKTYCTRMQEENIHRAIVVVQGGMTPSAKQSLVDMAPKYILEQFLESELLINITEHDLVPEHVVMTVEEKQELLSRYKLKENMLMRIQAGDPVARYFGLKRGQVVKIIRSSETAGRYISYRLVC; this is encoded by the coding sequence ATGGATGACGAAGCTGAAACATACAAGCTGTGGCGCATTCGCAAGACAATCATGCAACTGAGTCACGATCGCGGTTATTTGGTGACGCAGGACGAATTGGACCAGACGCTGGAGCAGTTCAAAGACATGTTTGGTGACAAGCCAAGCGAAAAAAGGCCGGCCAGGTCCGATCTCATCGTACTGGTGGCCCACAACGACGATCCCACTGATCAGATGTTTGTGTTCTTCCCGGAGGAGCCGAAGATCGGCATCAAGACAATCAAAACCTATTGCACCCGTATGCAGGAAGAGAACATTCATCGAGCCATCGTTGTGGTGCAGGGCGGCATGACACCCTCGGCCAAGCAGTCGCTCGTGGACATGGCCCCCAAGTACATTCTGGAACAGTTTCTCGAGTCTGAGCTGCTCATCAACATCACTGAGCACGACCTGGTGCCGGAGCATGTGGTGATGACCGTtgaggagaagcaggagctgctcaGTCGCTACAAGCTTAAGGAGAACATGTTGATGCGCATCCAGGCCGGCGATCCAGTGGCTCGCTACTTCGGTCTTAAGCGTGGTCAAGTGGTGAAGATCATCCGTTCGTCGGAGACAGCCGGTCGATATATCTCCTACCGCCTCGTCTGCTGA
- the LOC117903262 gene encoding uncharacterized protein LOC117903262, with translation MSKFGYGNFAMLKFLEAYKEQPCLYDPKMDNYKNRMAREKAYAAMIENLNSPNISIKDVKRKIKSIRTVYTKELGIRRCFAEKGRPYETKLQWFRVADTFLRKVSNSHPRNRKKTPTKNLAALFDSNTDISTSEDAIEQDDSFVESIEQISVAPSTLNAFRTQKTSTPNCSARPLSFELTIDNSISVDNSKVEEECSSQSPPIFRPSGAELYRTVQSDSERQDDPSAPAAQEPLAPPPPPSVVSGAIVASHPDDDFTHFALGIASQLRKIPNPAAVAWAKVRMQQVVYSAETGAMESSARNFSRDPNFVSPV, from the exons ATGTCGAAATTTGGCTACGGAAACTTTGCAATGCTCAAGTTCTTGGAGGCTTACAAGGAGCAGCCTTGCTTGTACGACCCCAAAATGGATAACTACAAGAACCGTATGGCCCGCGAGAAGGCCTACGCTGCGATGATCGAAAACCTCAACTCTCCAAATATTTCGATCAAAGATGTCAAGCGGAAAATCAAGAGCATTCGCACCGTCTACACCAAGGAGTTGGGCATTCGCAGGTGCTTCGCGGAGAAGGGCAGGCCCTACGAAACGAAGCTCCAGTGGTTCCGTGTGGCCGACACCTTTCTAAGAAAGGTATCGAATTCGCATCCCAGAAAC CGCAAGAAAACGCCAACAAAGAACTTAGCAGCACTCTTCGACTCCAATACAGACATTAGTACGAGCGAGGATGCCATAGAACAGGATGACAGCTTTGTAGAATCCATTGAGCAAATTTCTGTGGCGCCGTCCACTCTCAATGCCTTCCGCACACAGAAGACTTCCACGCCAAATTGCAGCGCACGACCATTGTCATTCGAGCTTACTATTGATAATTCCATTTCAGTGGATAACTCAAAGGTGGAGGAGGAATGTTCGAGCCAAAGCCCACCCATTTTCAGGCCTTCAGGAGCTGAACTATACCGCACCGTTCAGTCGGATTCGGAGCGGCAGGACGAtccatcagcaccagcagcacaagaACCactagcaccaccaccaccaccatcagtTGTGTCAGGGGCAATTGTCGCTTCGCATCCCGATGATGATTTTACGCACTTTGCCCTAGGCATTGCCTCGCAGCTGCGGAAGATACCCAATCCGGCCGCCGTCGCATGGGCCAAGGTGCGCATGCAGCAAGTTGTCTACTCCGCCGAGACTGGAGCCATGGAAAGCTCCGCAAGGAACTTTTCAAGGGACCCAAATTTCGTATCTCCGGTCTAG
- the LOC117889578 gene encoding ATP-binding cassette sub-family F member 2 codes for MPSDSKKRDAQRKKDARNKKIQQIPSTKKANGQPERELTEEEKLCAKLEEEARISAEARSCTGSLAVHPRSRDVKIANFSITFFGSELLQDTMLELNCGRRYGLIGLNGCGKSSLLAVLGGREVPIPPHIDIFHLTREIPASSKSALQCVMEVDEERIKLEKLAEELAMSEEDDAQEQLIDIYERLDDMSADLAEVKAARILHGLGFDKAMQQKQAKDFSGGWRMRIALARALFVKPHLLLLDEPTNHLDLDACVWLEEELKTYKRILVLISHSQDFLNGVCTNIVHLTAKRLKYYTGNYEAFVRTRMELLENQMKQYNWEQDQISHMKNYIARFGHGSAKLARQAQSKEKTLAKMVAQGLTEKVSDDKVLNFYFPSCGKVPPPVIMVQNVNFRYNDETPWIYKNLEFGIDLDTRLALVGPNGAGKSTLLKLLYGDLVPTSGMIRKNSHLRIARYHQHLHELLDLDVSPLEYMMHAFPDVKEKEEMRKIIGRYGLTGRQQVCPIRQLSDGQRCRVVFAWLAWQVPHLLLLDEPTNHLDMETIDALADAINDFDGGMVLVSHDFRLINQVAEEIWVCEKETVTKWKGGILDYKDHLKNKITSENEKKAKAAK; via the exons ATGCCTTCCGACTCAAAGAAACGCGATGCGCAGCGCAAGAAGGATGCCCGCAACAAGAAGATCCAACAGATTCCCTCCACTAAGAAGGCCAACGGCCAGCCGGAGCGCGAACTgacggaggaggagaagctgtGCGCCAAGCTCGAGGAGGAGGCTCGCATTAGTGCCGAGGCCCGCTCCTGCACCGGCTCCCTGGCTGTGCATCCTCGCTCGCGTGATGTCAAGATCGCCAACTTTTCGATCACGTTCTTTGGCtccgagctgctgcaggacacCATGCTGGAGTTGAACTGCGGACGTCGCTACGGCCTGATTGGTCTCAATGGCTGCGGCAAGTCCTCGCTGCTGGCCGTGCTGGGCGGTCGCGAAGTGCCCATTCCGCCGCACATTGACATTTTCCACTTGACGCGCGAGATACCGGCCAGCTCGAAGAGTGCCCTTCAGTGCGTCATGGAGGTGGACGAGGAGCGCATCAAGCTCGAGAAGCTCGCCGAGGAGCTGGCCATGAGCGAGGAGGATGATGCCCAGGAGCAGCTTATTGATATCTATGAGCGTCTCGATGACATGTCCGCCGACCTGGCCGAGGTAAAGGCCGCCCGCATCCTGCACGGTCTTGGCTTTGACAAGGCTATGCAACAGAAACAGGCCAAGGACTTCTCTGGTGGCTGGCGTATGCGCATCGCCCTGGCCCGTGCCCTGTTCGTGAAACCGCATCTGCTTTTGCTCGATGAGCCGACCAATCACTTGGATCTGGACGCCTGCGTGTggctggaggaggagttgAAAACATACAAACGCATCCTGGTGCTCATCTCGCACTCTCAGGACTTCCTCAACGGCGTCTGCACCAACATCGTACACTTGACGGCCAAGCGCCTCAAATACTACACCGGCAACTACGAGGCTTTTGTGCGCACACGCATGGAGCTGCTCGAGAACCAGATGAAGCAGTACAACTGGGAGCAGGATCAGATATCGCACATGAAGAACTACATTGCCAGATTCGGTCACGGCTCCGCCAAGTTGGCGCGTCAGGCGCAGTCCAAGGAGAAGACACTCGCCAAAATGGTCGCCCAGGGCCTAACCGAAAAGGTCTCTGACGACAAGGTGCTCAACTTCTATTTCCCCTCGTGCGGCAAGGTGCCCCCACCTGTGATCATGGTGCAG AATGTGAATTTCCGGTACAACGATGAAACGCCTTGGATCTACAAGAACCTGGAGTTTGGCATCGATTTGGACACACGTCTCGCTTTGGTGGGGCCCAACGGAGCCGGCAAGTCGacgctgctgaagctgctttATGGCGATCTGGTGCCCACCTCTGGCATGATCCGCAAGAACTCCCATCTGCGCATCGCTCGCTACCACCAGCATCTGCACGAGCTGCTCGATCTCGATGTCAGTCCGCTGGAGTATATGATGCACGCCTTTCCCGATgtcaaggagaaggaggagatgCGCAAGATCATCGGCCGCTATGGCCTGACTGGTCGCCAGCAGGTCTGCCCCATTCGCCAGCTGTCGGATGGACAGCGTTGTCGTGTGGTCTTCGCCTGGCTCGCCTGGCAGGTGCCccaccttctgctgctggacgaGCCTACCAATCACTTGGACATGGAGACAATCGATGCCCTGGCCGATGCCATTAACGACTTTGATGGCGGCATGGTGCTAGTTAGTCACGATTTCCGTTTGATCAATCAG gTGGCTGAGGAGATTTGGGTGTGCGAAAAGGAGACGGTGACCAAGTGGAAGGGCGGCATTCTCGACTACAAGGATCATTTGAAGAACAAGATCACCTCAGAGAACGAGAAGAAGGCCAAGGCGGCAAAGTAG
- the LOC117889579 gene encoding uncharacterized protein LOC117889579, with translation MDKLRSGTAGTHQRTSSPGQGPLAEQHHVEQYPKNLIEQYLRASNKIKKFERAGFFKRFAPSVNDVQADFQRLAYSFEESGIMQYAAMCHIGYAKCESFGGAPQRESEAYVRAARAFLQAHNEFGLLHQRTQHSGFREGALHCYHKAAERVVDGCVFKAAILRELQQLQRQLDRTSSFASPTHQIHDLEMSADLSTQREDYRSALQHYDDIVDNIYERRGALMYTDLLRRVEVLRLLLLVHLNLPPARQSPAHIKLIEHYYSLAQFEASPCPGYNSELVERPGAFVPQQQQYALAEIICAWVERKMCFLKHLLRDFAAEFSSASTAERQLLKLIYADLSTVY, from the exons ATGGACAAGCTACGCAGCGGCACTGCTGGCACCCACCAACGCACCTCCTCCCCGGGACAAGGCCCACTGGCCGAGCAACACCATGTCGAGCAGTATCCCAAGAACCTGATCGAGCAATATCTGCGTGCCtccaataaaatcaaaaagttTGAGCGTGCCGGCTTTTTCAA ACGCTTTGCGCCCAGTGTGAACGATGTGCAGGCGGACTTCCAGAGGCTGGCGTACAGCTTCGAGGAGTCGGGCATCATGCAGTACGCGGCCATGTGCCACATTGGCTATGCCAAGTGCGAGTCCTTTGGGGGGGCGCCGCAGCGCGAGTCTGAGGCGTATGTGAGGGCCGCCCGTGCCTTCCTGCAGGCCCACAACGAGTTCGGGCTCCTACACCAGCGCACCCAGCACAGCGGCTTCCGGGAGGGTGCCCTTCACTGCTACCACAAGGCAGCGGAGCGCGTTGTGGACGGCTGTGTCTTCAAGGCTGCCATTCTCcgcgagctgcagcagctgcagcgacagTTGGACCGCACCAGCAGCTTCGCCTCGCCCACCCACCAGATCCACGACCTGGAAATGAGCGCTGACCTGAGCACACAGCGCGAGGACTACCGCAGTGCCCTCCAGCACTACGACGACATCGTGGACAACATCTACGAGCGCCGGGGTGCACTGATGTACACCGATCTGCTCAGGCGCGTGGAGGtcctgcgtctgctgctgctggtccacCTGAATCTGCCGCCTGCCCGGCAATCGCCCGCCCACATCAAGCTCATCGAGCACTACTACAGCCTCGCCCAGTTCGAGGCGAGCCCCTGTCCGGGCTACAACAGTGAGCTGGTAGAGCGGCCCGGCGCCTTtgtgccccagcagcagcagtacgcATTGGCCGAGATCATCTGTGCCTGGGTTGAGCGCAAAATGTGCTTTCTCAAGCATCTACTCCGTGACTTTGCAGCCGAATTTAGTTCGGCAAGCACTGCCGAGCGCCAGCTGCTTAAACTCATCTACGCGGACCTCTCCACAGTGTACTAG
- the LOC117889580 gene encoding CDP-diacylglycerol--inositol 3-phosphatidyltransferase gives MAIAEHDNVFIFVPNLIGYARIILALIAFWFMSTNYVISGWCYVTSALLDAVDGHAARAFNQSTRFGAMLDQLTDRCGTTGLLVTLAYFYPRYMFWFQLSIAIDVACHWLFMQTSVVVGRASHKVNENFVMRLYYQKDILTFMCCVNELFYVCLYLLHFTYGPLIFGASLFKILAFLTGPFAVLKALISVMHAYVAGIDLAAVDVRERQEKRQKPNEPVPVAGKKLE, from the exons ATGGCCATTGCCGAGCATGACAACGTCTTCATCTTTGTGCCAAATTTGATTG GCTATGCACGCATCATTTTGGCCTTGATTGCGTTCTGGTTCATGTCCACGAACTATGTGATCTCCGGCTGGTGTTATGTAACCAGCGCCCTTCTGGATGCCGTCGATGGACACGCCGCCCGGGCCTTCAATCAAA GCACACGCTTTGGGGCCATGCTGGACCAGCTCACTGATAGATGCGGCACCACGGGCCTGCTGGTTACCCTGGCCTACTTCTATCCACGCTACATGTTCTGGTTCCAGCTATCCATTGCCATCGATGTCGCCTGCCACTGGCTCTTTATGCAAAC GAGCGTTGTGGTTGGACGCGCATCGCACAAGGTCAATGAGAACTTTGTGATGCGTTTGTACTATCAAAAGGATATTTTGACCTTTATGTGCTGCGTCAATGAGCTGTTCTATGTGTGCTTGTACCTCTTGCATTTCACCTACGGTCCCCTCA TATTCGGCGCGTCGCTCTTCAAAATACTGGCCTTCCTCACCGGCCCCTTTGCCGTGCTGAAGGCCTTGATCTCCGTAATGCACGCCTATGTGGCTGGCATTGATTTGGCCGCGGTGGatgtacgtgagcggcaggAGAAGCGCCAGAAGCCCAacgagccagtgccagtggctggcAAGAAGTTGGAGTAG
- the LOC117897994 gene encoding mitochondrial inner membrane protease subunit 1, with amino-acid sequence MIINWKRLSTIVRYSVAYAAITHCTFEYIGDFVLCKGPSMEPTLYTDNVLVTERLTKYWRGYKPGDIVIAVSPTNARQCVCKRVVAVSGEEVFIAKPQPLEAECSPSAKKKQPVMIKSYVPRGHIWIEGDNKDNSCDSRYYGPIPVGLIRSRVVYRVWPLADACGEL; translated from the exons ATGATAATAAACTGGAAGCGCCTGTCCACCATAGTGCGCTATTCAGTGGCCTATGCTGCCATAACGCACTGCACCTTTGAGTACATTGGCGACTTTGTGCTG TGCAAAGGACCATCGATGGAGCCGACTCTCTACACGGACAATGTGCTGGTGACCGAACGCCTGACCAAGTACTGGCGCGGCTATAAGCCCGGCGACATTGTCATTGCCGTCTCGCCGACCAATGCCAGGCAGTGTGTCTGCAAGCGTGTGGTGGCCGTCTCCGGCGAAGAGGTGTTCATAGCCAAGCCCCAGCCGCTCGAAGCGGAATGCAGTCCGTCTGCGAAAAAGAAGCAGCCTGTCATGATCAAGAGTTACGTGCCGCGCGGCCACATCTGGATCGAGGGCGACAACAAGGACAATAGCTGTGACTCCCGCTACTATGGCCCCATTCCCGTTGGCCTCATTCGCAGCCGTGTGGTCTATCGTGTTTGGCCGCTGGCCGACGCCTGTGGCGAACTGTAG
- the LOC117897986 gene encoding nudix hydrolase 8, whose amino-acid sequence MLSTAILGHRTRLPLQAFNSWRRRLRTNRSTSVPAFTQLHREQATQQQSLQFTRALHSHKAMDSPPDVFIGLKDRFEGVTVDGREEKVDKSEFEEKLKKSLEWWTSNKNRAIWFRVYKEQADWVPILAAYGFDFHHARTGMVVMYRWLPTHESSNLPNYAHTLLGVGGLVINDKDEVLVVTDRYAMIPNSWKLPGGYVEPRENLIDAAIREVEEETGIRTTFRSVVCLRHAHGGIFGCSDIYMVIALKPLNLDFTRCEREIARLQWMPIAEYLQHPQVHETNRQFVHTFLDYQKRGLVLTCRNQVHQVLKREYNLYFVDGQTQAVDDGPKL is encoded by the exons ATGTTGTCTACAGCCATATTGGGTCACAGAACACGTTTACCCTTGCAAGCGTTCAATTCATGGCGAAGGCGCCTGCGGACTAACAGAAGCACCTCCGTTCCAGCATTTACCCAGCTCCACCGCGAACAGGCAACCCAACAGCAGTCGCTGCAATTTACGCGTGCGCTTCACTC ACATAAAGCCATGGACTCTCCGCCGGATGTATTTATTGGGCTAAAGGATCGCTTCGAGGGCGTCACTGTGGATGGCCGCGAGGAGAAGGTCGACAAGTCGGAGTTTGAGGAAAAGCTGAAAA aATCCTTGGAGTGGTGGACCAGCAACAAGAATCGCGCCATTTGGTTTCGTGTGTACAAGGAGCAGGCGGACTGGGTGCCCATTTTGGCAGCGTACGGCTTTGATTTCCATCACGCCCGCACCGGCATGGTGGTCATGTACCGCTGGCTGCCCACGCACGAGTCCAGCAACCTGCCGAACTATGCCCACACCCTGCTGGGCGTCGGGGGGTTGGTGATCAACGACAAGGACGAGGTGCTGGTGGTCACCGATCGCTATGCGATGATACCCAACAGCTGGAAGCTGCCAGGAGGCTATGTGGAGCCGCGCGAGAATCTCATCGATGCGGCCATACgcgaggtggaggaggagactgGCATCAGGACCACGTTCCGTTCGGTGGTGTGCCTGCGGCATGCGCACGGCGGCATCTTTGGCTGCTCGGACATCTACATGGTGATTGCCCTGAAGCCGCTCAACTTGGATTTTACGCGCTGCGAGCGCGAGATTGCCCGCCTTCAGTGGATGCCCATCGCAGAGTATCTGCAGCATCCGCAGGTGCACGAGACAAATCGTCAGTTCGTGCACACATTCCTCGACTACCAGAAGCGCGGCCTGGTCCTCACCTGCCGCAACCAGGTGCACCAAGTGCTCAAGCGGGAATACAATCTGTACTTTGTGGACGGACAGACGCAGGCAGTCGATGATGGGCCAAAGCTGTGA
- the LOC117903263 gene encoding serine/threonine-protein kinase SRPK-like, with translation MSEEEATNDSAIGDSPKHNAVPDHNEAAATPQISPDEGSTSGSLQHLGNGRNGSSSSYVTCGEDENPADYCVGGYHPLHLGDILNHRYVVLKKLGWGHFSIVWLCFDMTASVYCAVKVCKSAENFAATALDEVSLLKRVAKYESHALRSRLVSLTHNFFASGPNGTHHCLVFEILGQNLFGLIQRSNYRGIPSYNVRQIARQVLEGLAYLHTQCRIIHTDLKPENVMLEANELNVRSKAAEAANSYLEAHAKLSPTRKPNGCASPSGEAMESDQEKKLTKTAKKRLRGQIKRTVSFFESHRRWLRQRAVEDLLQLAGRSLLSPSTAGLGVTGQLPFMPFTFDGLTILTEYDIFHLERFKHLEQMSNPRAYAMKCFLLECESFDKNEPIDTKSLKKRAGSRLKGGGIMLPRDELAAMKRSLAGGSEMLKLLHSSPEDFMRAVLDKVQECDRAAAAAQPKVWPKMNRKCKMADARQKVSGESPTVNLPDRNIVLRRDPALFPCKLNAKLADMGNACWFEKHYTDDIQTREYRAVEVILGAGYNESADIWSAACMFWELATGDYLFELPKKTGTISCDDMHIASIIETCGPIPQYLIYRGEFARQILKPNGELLHIKELKKRNLVTVLIETYNWSESEAFEFVAFLKPMLDPDPRRRLSATSALNNNWLVLP, from the coding sequence ATGTCAGAGGAGGAGGCTACAAATGACAGCGCCATTGGCGACAGCCCAAAGCATAATGCAGTGCCCGACCACAACGAGGCGGCAGCTACTCCACAGATAAGCCCCGATGAGGGGTCCACATCCGGATCACTGCAACATTTGGGAAACGGCAGgaacggcagcagctccagttATGTTACTTGCGGGGAGGACGAGAATCCGGCCGACTATTGCGTGGGCGGCTACCATCCGTTGCACTTGGGCGACATCCTGAACCACCGCTATGTGGTGCTGAAGAAACTCGGCTGGGGGCACTTCTCCATCGTGTGGCTCTGCTTCGATATGACAGCCAGTGTCTACTGTGCCGTCAAGGTGTGCAAGTCGGCGGAGAACTTTGCGGCGACGGCACTCGACGAGGTGTCGCTGCTGAAGCGGGTGGCCAAGTACGAGTCGCATGCGCTGCGCAGCCGCCTGGTCTCGCTCACGCACAACTTCTTTGCGAGCGGACCCAACGGGACGCACCACTGTCTGGTGTTCGAGATACTCGGACAGAATCTGTTCGGCCTGATCCAGCGCTCCAACTACCGGGGCATACCCAGCTACAATGTGCGGCAGATTGCGCGCCAGGTGCTGGAGGGCCTGGCCTATCTGCACACCCAGTGCCGCATCATTCACACGGACCTCAAGCCCGAGAATGTCATGCTCGAGGCGAACGAACTCAATGTGCGCAGCAAGGCCGCTGAGGCGGCCAACAGCTATTTGGAGGCGCATGCCAAGTTGTCGCCGACCCGCAAGCCCAACGGCTGTGCCAGTCCGAGTGGCGAGGCCATGGAGTCCGACCAGGAGAAGAAGCTAACAAAAACGGCCAAGAAGCGGCTGCGTGGCCAAATCAAGCGCACTGTCAGCTTCTTCGAGTCTCATCGCCGCTGGCTGCGTCAGCGTGCCGTCGAGGATCTGCTGCAACTCGCCGGTCGCAGCCTCCTCAGCCCATCCACCGCCGGCCTGGGCGTTACCGGGCAGCTGCCCTTCATGCCGTTCACCTTCGACGGTCTGACCATCCTCACGGAGTACGACATTTTCCATCTGGAGCGCTTCAAGCATCTAGAGCAAATGTCGAACCCTCGCGCCTATGCCATGAAGTGCTTCCTGCTCGAGTGCGAATCCTTCGACAAAAATGAGCCAATCGACACCAAGTCGTTGAAGAAGCGCGCGGGCAGCCGTTTGAAGGGCGGCGGCATCATGTTGCCACGTGACGAACTGGCTGCCATGAAGCGTAGTCTGGCCGGAGGATCCGAAATGCTGAAGTTACTCCACAGCAGCCCGGAGGACTTCATGCGCGCTGTCCTGGATAAGGTGCAGGAGTGCGAtcgggcggcagcagctgcccagcCAAAGGTGTGGCCCAAAATGAATCGCAAGTGCAAGATGGCAGATGCTCGACAGAAAGTCAGTGGGGAAAGTCCAACTGTGAATTTGCCGGACCGCAATATAGTCTTGCGCCGTGATCCGGCGCTTTTTCCGTGTAAGTTGAACGCGAAACTCGCGGACATGGGCAATGCCTGCTGGTTCGAGAAACACTACACGGACGACATACAGACCCGGGAGTACCGGGCCGTGGAAGTCATCCTTGGGGCTGGCTACAACGAGTCGGCCGACATCTGGAGCGCCGCCTGCATGTTCTGGGAGCTGGCGACCGGCGATTACCTGTTTGAGCTACCCAAGAAGACTGGCACGATCAGCTGCGATGATATGCACATCGCCAGCATCATTGAGACGTGCGGCCCCATTCCCCAGTATCTCATTTACCGTGGCGAGTTCGCGCGGCAGATTTTAAAGCCGAATGGGGAGCTGCTCCACATTAAGGAGCTGAAGAAGCGCAATCTGGTCACCGTCCTCATCGAAACTTACAACTGGAGCGAGAGCGAGGCCTTTGAGTTTGTGGCGTTCTTGAAGCCCATGCTGGACCCTGATCCACGTCGTCGCCTTTCGGCCACCTCGGCATTGAACAACAACTGGCTGGTCCTGCCTTAA